The following proteins are co-located in the Pseudomonas antarctica genome:
- the tauD gene encoding taurine dioxygenase, producing MSSLTVTPLSTALGAQISGVDITQPLNIEQRNAIEQALLTHSVLFFRDQAITPQQQARFAANFGDLHIHPIYPNVPEQPEVLILDTAVTDVRDNAVWHTDVTFLPTPALGAVLSAKLLPAFGGDTLWASGIAAYEALSAPLKRLLDGLTATHDFTKSFPLERFGNTAEDLARWEETRKKNPPLSHPVVRTHPVSGRKSLFVSDGFTTRINELEPAESEAILKLLFARATRPEFTIRWRWQENDVAFWDNRVTQHYAVDDYRPQRRVMHRATILGDVPF from the coding sequence ATGAGCAGCCTGACCGTTACCCCATTAAGCACCGCCCTGGGCGCCCAGATCAGTGGCGTCGATATCACCCAGCCGCTGAATATTGAACAGCGCAACGCCATCGAACAGGCGTTGCTTACCCACTCGGTGCTGTTCTTCCGCGACCAAGCCATCACGCCGCAGCAACAGGCACGCTTCGCGGCCAATTTTGGTGACCTGCATATTCACCCGATCTACCCCAACGTGCCGGAACAGCCCGAAGTGCTGATCCTCGACACCGCGGTGACCGATGTGCGTGATAACGCCGTGTGGCATACCGACGTGACCTTCCTGCCCACCCCTGCCCTCGGTGCGGTGCTCAGCGCCAAGCTGCTGCCGGCGTTTGGCGGCGACACGTTGTGGGCCAGTGGCATTGCGGCGTACGAGGCGTTGTCGGCACCGCTCAAGCGCCTGCTCGATGGCCTGACGGCGACTCACGATTTCACTAAATCCTTCCCGCTGGAACGCTTTGGCAATACGGCTGAAGACTTGGCGCGCTGGGAAGAAACCCGCAAGAAGAACCCGCCGCTGTCGCACCCGGTGGTGCGTACACACCCGGTGAGCGGGCGTAAGTCGCTGTTTGTCAGTGATGGATTTACCACCCGGATCAACGAGCTGGAACCGGCGGAAAGCGAGGCGATTTTGAAACTGCTGTTCGCCCGCGCAACACGGCCGGAATTCACCATTCGGTGGCGCTGGCAGGAGAATGACGTGGCCTTCTGGGATAACCGCGTGACCCAGCATTACGCGGTGGATGACTACCGGCCGCAGCGGCGGGTGATGCATCGGGCGACGATTCTGGGCGATGTGCCGTTCTAA
- a CDS encoding OprD family outer membrane porin, translated as MVGAAMASFMLSAHADFIDDSHADVTLLNRYLNQQGRDVVNSSAKAHSVRDWGQGFEFNFKSGYTEGPVGFGLDLQAFYGLKLDSGGDLNDKDHQGRYPGSMFPLDDGKSADQFGVLSPTFKMRFAKDELRLGTLYGNNPVLANTDGRLYQQTNTGVQLVSKDLSDFTFTGGDIFKTKIRNETGDQGMITAGGTKESDRFLFGGADYTGIQNTTVSLWYSNLEDYYQQFFLGAKRHDALSVGAIDTDVRVFRSLGVGANADGDKDFAGAGLYGDGTSKGRINQTTASLLESYSLDGHTVGLGIQKNSGDSDFPYLDAGLNSGDARQGPGSGADTPALTNMQLNKFQHAGERTWLAQYKYDFGKLGLTGLTFSAAYAHGDDIRTAQGDTSEWERNIAVAYQVPTGTLKGLGVTWKNAHASPDITGATVQDENRFYVSYVVPLW; from the coding sequence ATGGTGGGTGCCGCCATGGCGAGCTTTATGCTGTCCGCCCATGCCGATTTTATCGACGACAGCCACGCCGATGTGACCTTGCTCAACCGCTACCTCAACCAGCAGGGGCGTGATGTGGTGAACAGCAGCGCCAAGGCCCACAGCGTGCGCGATTGGGGCCAGGGTTTCGAGTTCAACTTCAAGTCCGGCTACACCGAAGGCCCGGTAGGTTTTGGCCTGGACCTGCAAGCGTTCTACGGTTTGAAACTGGATTCCGGTGGCGACCTGAATGACAAGGACCACCAGGGCCGCTACCCCGGCAGCATGTTCCCGCTGGATGACGGCAAGTCGGCCGACCAGTTCGGCGTGCTGAGCCCAACATTCAAAATGCGCTTCGCCAAAGATGAACTGCGCCTCGGCACGCTCTACGGCAACAACCCGGTATTGGCCAACACCGACGGCCGCCTTTACCAGCAGACCAACACCGGTGTGCAACTGGTCTCCAAGGACCTCAGCGACTTCACCTTCACCGGCGGCGATATCTTCAAGACCAAGATCCGCAACGAAACCGGCGACCAGGGGATGATTACCGCAGGTGGCACCAAAGAGAGCGATCGCTTCTTGTTCGGTGGTGCCGATTACACCGGTATACAGAACACCACCGTCAGCCTGTGGTACTCCAACCTTGAGGATTACTACCAGCAGTTCTTCCTCGGCGCCAAGCGTCATGACGCCTTGTCCGTGGGCGCGATCGACACCGACGTGCGCGTGTTCCGCAGCCTGGGTGTGGGGGCTAATGCCGATGGCGATAAAGACTTTGCCGGTGCTGGCCTCTACGGTGATGGCACCAGCAAAGGCCGCATCAACCAAACCACCGCCAGCTTGCTTGAGAGTTACAGCCTGGACGGCCACACCGTCGGCCTCGGTATCCAGAAAAACAGCGGCGACAGCGACTTCCCTTACCTCGACGCCGGCCTGAACAGCGGTGACGCACGCCAAGGCCCGGGTTCAGGTGCCGACACCCCGGCGCTGACCAACATGCAGTTGAACAAATTCCAGCACGCCGGCGAACGCACCTGGCTGGCTCAGTACAAATATGACTTCGGCAAGCTCGGCCTCACCGGCCTGACCTTCTCCGCCGCCTACGCCCATGGCGATGACATCCGCACGGCCCAGGGCGATACCAGCGAATGGGAACGCAACATTGCCGTGGCTTACCAAGTACCGACCGGCACCCTCAAAGGCCTGGGCGTGACCTGGAAAAACGCGCATGCGAGTCCGGACATTACCGGTGCTACCGTGCAAGATGAAAACCGCTTCTATGTCAGCTATGTCGTTCCACTCTGGTAG
- the tauC gene encoding taurine ABC transporter permease TauC, translated as MSSYELPATAAKPVAHAVIPVRRSLSTRWISVLTLVTLLAIWWAVTATGLIEPLFLPPPSAVLQKGWLLATTGYMDSTLWQHLGASLSRIGLGLGFAVLTAVPVGIAIGSNRIARGILDPLIEFYRPIPPLAYLPLIVIWCGIGELSKVLLIYLAIFAPIAIATATGVRTVDPAKLRAAQSLGATRAQLIRHVILPSALPDILTGVRIGLGVGWSTLVAAELIAATSGLGFMVQSAAQFLVTDVVVLGILVIALIAFAMEMGLRALQRKWVPWHGQAH; from the coding sequence ATGAGCAGCTACGAACTCCCCGCCACGGCCGCGAAGCCCGTGGCTCACGCGGTTATCCCGGTACGCCGCAGCCTGAGCACGCGTTGGATCAGCGTGCTGACGCTGGTCACCTTGCTGGCGATCTGGTGGGCCGTGACCGCTACCGGTTTGATCGAACCCTTGTTCCTGCCACCACCGTCTGCCGTGCTGCAAAAAGGCTGGCTGCTGGCGACCACGGGCTACATGGACTCCACATTGTGGCAGCACCTGGGCGCGAGCTTGAGCCGTATCGGCCTGGGCCTGGGCTTTGCGGTGCTGACCGCCGTGCCGGTCGGCATTGCCATCGGCTCCAACCGAATTGCCCGCGGCATTCTCGACCCGTTGATCGAGTTCTACCGGCCGATTCCGCCGTTGGCCTACTTGCCGTTGATTGTGATCTGGTGCGGCATCGGCGAACTGTCCAAGGTGCTGCTGATTTACCTGGCGATCTTCGCGCCCATCGCCATCGCCACCGCGACCGGCGTGCGCACGGTCGACCCGGCCAAGCTGCGTGCCGCGCAGTCGTTGGGCGCGACCCGTGCCCAGTTGATTCGCCATGTGATCCTGCCGAGCGCCCTGCCCGACATCCTCACCGGTGTGCGCATCGGCCTGGGTGTGGGCTGGTCGACGCTGGTCGCCGCCGAGCTGATCGCCGCCACCAGCGGCCTGGGCTTTATGGTGCAGTCGGCGGCACAGTTTCTGGTCACTGACGTGGTGGTGCTGGGGATTCTGGTGATCGCCTTGATCGCCTTCGCCATGGAAATGGGCCTGCGTGCCCTGCAACGCAAATGGGTGCCTTGGCATGGCCAGGCACACTGA
- the betT gene encoding choline transporter BetT yields the protein MNAPVFYFAASFILLFGITVIAIPQQAGAWLLAAQNWAANTVGWYYMLAMTLYLVFVVVTALSGYGKIKLGADHDEPEFSYLSWAGMLFAAGISITLFFFCVSEPLTHLVQPPQGAPMNADAARQAMQILFLHWGLHGWGVFAFVGMALAYFAYRHNLPLALRSALYPLIGKRINGPIGYAVDGFGIIATVFGLGADMGFGVLHLNSGLDYLFGVAHTQWIQVGLITLMMGAAILVAVAGVDKGVRVMSDINMLLACALLLFVLFAGPTQHLLNTLIQNIGDYLGALPTKSFDVYAYDKPSDWLGGWTVFYWAWWIAWSPFVGLFIARISRGRTIREFVFGVLLIPLGFTLAWMSIFGNSAIDQVLNHGLTALGQSAIDDPSMSLYLLLETYPWSKTVIAVTVFISFVFFVTSADSGTVVLSTLSSKGGNADEDGPKWLRVFWGAMTALVTSALLFAGSIDSLKSAVVLTSLPFSLILLLMMWGLHKAFHLESQKQIAQLHSLAPVSASRKGRGGWRQRLSQAVHFPSRDEVYRFLESTVRPAIEEVTAVFVEKGLNVVTQPDPSNDSVSLEIGHGEEHPFVYQVQMRGYFTPSFARGGMGSKEINNRRYYRAEVHLSEGSQDYDLVGYTKEQIINDILDQYERHLQFLHLVR from the coding sequence ATGAATGCGCCCGTTTTCTACTTTGCCGCAAGCTTCATCCTGCTGTTCGGCATCACTGTCATCGCTATCCCGCAACAGGCCGGTGCCTGGCTGCTGGCGGCGCAAAACTGGGCGGCCAATACGGTCGGCTGGTACTACATGCTGGCGATGACCCTGTATCTGGTCTTCGTGGTGGTCACCGCGCTATCAGGCTACGGCAAGATAAAACTCGGTGCCGACCACGACGAGCCCGAATTCAGTTACCTGTCCTGGGCCGGCATGCTGTTTGCCGCCGGGATCAGCATCACGCTGTTTTTCTTTTGCGTCTCGGAGCCGCTGACGCACTTGGTGCAACCGCCCCAGGGCGCACCGATGAACGCCGACGCCGCCCGCCAGGCCATGCAGATCCTGTTTCTGCACTGGGGCCTGCATGGTTGGGGCGTGTTCGCCTTTGTCGGCATGGCCCTGGCGTATTTCGCCTACCGGCATAACCTGCCGCTGGCGCTACGCTCGGCGCTGTACCCGCTGATCGGCAAGCGTATCAATGGCCCCATCGGTTACGCGGTGGATGGCTTCGGCATCATCGCCACGGTGTTCGGCCTGGGTGCCGACATGGGCTTTGGTGTGCTGCACCTCAACTCAGGGCTCGACTACCTGTTCGGCGTTGCCCACACCCAGTGGATTCAGGTCGGCCTGATCACCCTGATGATGGGCGCGGCGATCCTCGTGGCCGTGGCCGGTGTCGACAAGGGTGTGCGGGTGATGTCCGACATCAACATGCTGCTGGCCTGTGCGCTGCTGCTGTTTGTGTTGTTCGCCGGGCCCACCCAGCACTTGCTCAACACGCTGATCCAGAACATCGGTGACTACCTCGGCGCGTTGCCGACCAAGAGCTTCGATGTGTACGCCTACGACAAACCCAGTGACTGGCTGGGCGGTTGGACGGTGTTCTACTGGGCCTGGTGGATTGCATGGTCGCCATTCGTGGGCCTGTTTATCGCGCGCATTTCCCGCGGCCGTACCATCCGCGAATTCGTGTTTGGCGTACTGCTGATTCCGCTGGGCTTTACCCTGGCGTGGATGTCGATCTTCGGCAACAGCGCCATCGACCAGGTACTCAACCACGGGTTGACCGCCCTCGGCCAGTCGGCCATCGACGACCCGTCGATGAGCCTCTACTTGCTGCTGGAAACCTATCCGTGGAGCAAGACCGTGATCGCCGTCACGGTGTTTATCAGCTTCGTGTTCTTCGTCACCTCGGCCGACTCCGGCACCGTGGTGCTGTCGACCCTGTCGTCCAAAGGCGGCAACGCCGATGAAGACGGGCCGAAGTGGCTGCGTGTGTTCTGGGGCGCAATGACCGCGCTGGTCACCAGTGCCTTGCTGTTTGCCGGCAGTATCGACTCGCTGAAATCCGCAGTGGTACTGACCTCGTTGCCGTTCTCGCTGATCCTGCTGTTGATGATGTGGGGGCTGCACAAGGCTTTCCATCTCGAATCGCAGAAGCAGATTGCTCAGTTGCATTCGTTGGCACCCGTATCGGCCTCACGCAAGGGCCGAGGCGGCTGGCGCCAGCGTTTGAGCCAGGCCGTGCACTTCCCTTCGCGGGATGAGGTGTACCGCTTCCTTGAATCAACGGTGCGCCCGGCGATCGAGGAAGTGACGGCGGTATTTGTCGAGAAAGGCTTGAACGTGGTCACTCAGCCTGACCCGTCCAATGACAGTGTCAGCCTGGAAATCGGCCATGGCGAGGAGCACCCGTTCGTCTACCAGGTGCAGATGCGCGGCTACTTCACGCCGTCGTTTGCCCGGGGTGGCATGGGGTCGAAAGAGATCAACAACCGTCGCTATTACCGGGCGGAAGTGCACCTGAGTGAGGGCAGCCAGGACTACGATCTGGTGGGCTACACCAAGGAGCAGATCATCAACGACATCCTCGACCAGTACGAGCGACACCTGCAGTTTTTGCACCTGGTGCGCTAG
- the mgrA gene encoding L-glyceraldehyde 3-phosphate reductase, with protein sequence MTYIAAENRYESIPYRRVGRSGLVLPALSLGLWHNFGDSTPIDTQRALLRTAFDLGINHFDLANNYGPPYGSAEINFGRLLREDFKHYRDELIISSKAGWDMWPGPYGQGGGSRKYVLASLDQSLQRLGVDYVDIFYSHRFDADTPLEETASALATAVQQGKALYIGISSYSGVKTREIAALLKEWKVPLLIHQPAYNLLNRWVEKDLLDTTEELGAGVIAFTPLAQGLLTDKYLNGVPADARVNRPGGGSLQAKHLSEANIAHVRALNEIAKRRGQSLAQLALAWTLRDPRVTSALIGASRPEQIIENVGALKNLSFSAEELAEIDRFALEGGINLWEKPSTAE encoded by the coding sequence ATGACTTACATTGCTGCCGAAAACCGCTATGAATCTATTCCGTATCGCCGCGTAGGCCGCAGTGGATTGGTGCTGCCTGCACTGTCCCTGGGGCTGTGGCACAACTTTGGCGACAGCACCCCGATCGACACCCAGCGCGCCTTGCTGCGCACCGCGTTCGACCTGGGTATCAACCACTTCGACCTGGCCAACAACTACGGCCCGCCTTATGGCAGCGCCGAGATCAACTTCGGCCGTTTGCTGCGCGAAGACTTCAAGCATTACCGCGACGAACTGATCATCTCCAGCAAAGCTGGTTGGGACATGTGGCCCGGCCCCTACGGCCAGGGCGGCGGCTCGCGCAAATACGTGCTGGCGAGCCTGGATCAGAGCCTGCAGCGCCTGGGCGTTGACTACGTGGATATTTTTTACTCGCACCGTTTCGACGCCGACACCCCGCTGGAAGAAACCGCCAGCGCCCTGGCCACGGCCGTGCAACAAGGCAAGGCGTTGTACATCGGTATCTCGTCTTATTCCGGCGTGAAAACCCGCGAAATCGCGGCGCTGCTCAAGGAGTGGAAAGTACCGTTGCTGATCCACCAGCCGGCGTACAACCTGCTCAACCGCTGGGTGGAAAAAGACCTGCTGGACACCACCGAAGAACTTGGCGCCGGAGTGATCGCGTTCACGCCGCTGGCCCAGGGTTTGCTGACCGACAAGTACCTCAACGGCGTACCGGCGGATGCGCGGGTCAATCGCCCGGGTGGCGGCTCGTTGCAGGCCAAGCACTTGTCCGAAGCCAACATCGCCCACGTGCGCGCGTTGAATGAAATCGCCAAGCGCCGTGGCCAGAGCCTGGCGCAATTGGCATTGGCCTGGACCCTGCGTGACCCACGGGTGACCAGTGCGCTGATCGGTGCGAGCCGGCCAGAGCAAATCATCGAGAACGTCGGGGCGTTGAAGAACTTGAGCTTCAGTGCCGAAGAACTGGCGGAGATTGATCGGTTTGCGCTGGAAGGTGGGATTAACCTTTGGGAGAAGCCATCCACCGCTGAATAA
- the tauB gene encoding taurine ABC transporter ATP-binding subunit produces MALLQLERISAQYPGATEPVLSDISLDLGPQQLLVALGPSGSGKTSLLNLIAGFVEPSAGRITLDGVPVKGPSAERGVVFQDDALLPWQDVLANVGFGLELAGVPKAQREVRAREMLALVDLAGFDSRRIWQLSGGQKQRVGLARALAADPRVLLMDEPFGALDAFTREQMQELLLQVWRRTAKPVFLITHDIEEAVFLATDLILLAPNPGQIVERLHLDFGQRYAAGESARAIKSDPRFIETREHVLGKVFSQRQVSA; encoded by the coding sequence CACTCGACCTTGGGCCTCAGCAATTGCTGGTGGCTCTCGGGCCGTCCGGTAGTGGCAAGACCTCGCTATTGAACCTGATTGCCGGTTTCGTCGAACCTTCTGCCGGGCGCATCACCCTCGATGGCGTGCCAGTCAAAGGCCCCAGTGCCGAACGTGGCGTGGTGTTCCAGGACGACGCCCTGCTGCCGTGGCAGGACGTGCTGGCCAACGTTGGCTTCGGTCTCGAACTGGCCGGCGTACCCAAGGCGCAACGTGAAGTGCGCGCCCGGGAAATGCTCGCCCTGGTCGACCTCGCCGGTTTCGACAGCCGCCGCATCTGGCAACTCTCCGGCGGCCAGAAGCAGCGTGTGGGCCTGGCCCGCGCCCTGGCGGCCGACCCTCGCGTGTTGCTGATGGATGAACCCTTCGGCGCGCTGGATGCCTTCACGCGCGAACAGATGCAGGAGTTGCTGCTGCAAGTCTGGCGGCGCACGGCCAAACCGGTATTCCTGATTACTCACGACATCGAAGAAGCGGTCTTTCTCGCCACCGATTTGATCCTGTTGGCGCCCAACCCGGGCCAGATCGTCGAACGCCTGCACCTGGACTTCGGCCAACGCTACGCCGCCGGTGAATCGGCCCGGGCGATCAAGTCCGACCCGCGCTTTATCGAAACCCGTGAGCACGTGCTGGGCAAAGTGTTCTCCCAACGGCAGGTGTCCGCATGA